ATAACCGTATCAGGAATCCGAACCGCAATGCCTTGACCGAACTGGTCAGCTATCTGGAAGGCGGTGAAGCGTCCATGATCTGCAGTTCCGGCATGGGAGCGATTACGACGACGCTCCTGTCCCTAGCCGACGCCGGCGACCACATCCTGGCCAACAGCAATTTGTACGGCGAAACGCTGGAAATTCTGGACGTCATCAAGCGGTACGGCATCGAATCGACGTGCGTTGACTTTACCGATATAGAAGCTGTACGGAAGGCCGTGCAGGCAAACACGAAGATCGTCTATACGGAAGTCATTTCCAATCCGACCATGGCCGTCGTAGACGTAGAGGCCGTGGCCCGCATCGCCCACGACTGCGGCGCTAAGCTCGTCGTAGACAATACGTTTACGACGTCGACGGTCATCAAGCCCATCGATTTCGGCGCAGACGTGACGATCAACAGCCTGACCAAATTTATGAACGGTCACAGCGACATCGTCGGCGGCTCGGCTACGGCGTCGAAGGATATCGTCGACAAGGCCTGCAAGCTGCAGGCCCTCCTGGGATGCACTCTCGACCCGTTTTCGTCCTATTTATGCGAACGGAGCCTGCGGACCCTGGACCTGCGCATGGAACGGCAGCTGAAAAACGCCGAAGCCTTGGCGAAAGCCCTCGACGAGCATCCCTGCGTGCTGAAGGTCAACCATCCCAGCCTGCCGACCCATCCCCAGCATGATATTGCCAAGCGCTTGTTTGCCAAGGGATACGGCGCCATGCTCAGCTTTGAAATGCCCGAAGACCGGGAAAAAATCAACGCCTTCATGCGCCGCCTGCACATTGCCAAATACGCCATGACCCTGGGCGGCTACGCGACGACCCTGTCCTACCCCATCTTGTCGTCCCATGCGTCCGTTCCCAGGGACATACGCTTGAAAATGGGTATTACAGACGGCTTGATGCGGGTGTCCGTCGGCCTGGAAGACGTCCAGGATTTGATTGCCGACTTTACGCAGGCGCTGAGCGTCTTTGAAAAATAAGGCGGCGAGGAGGAATTACTATGTCAACGTATCGAAATATGACTGTCGGCCTGGCCCTCATTCCCATCATTACGCTGATTATCAGCTTAGTCATCGCCCTGAATTTTCTGGGCGCAGGCCCCCATATCCCCCTGGTCTTTTCGACGGCCATTGCCTGTCTCGTAGCCTTAAAGGCTGGGTACAAATGGGACGATATTGAAAAATTTATGCTCGAAACCATGTCCGACGGCCTGCAGGCTTTGGTCATCCTGCTCATCGTCGGGATCTTGATCGGTACCTGGATTATATCGGGCGTCGTGCCGACGATGATCTACTACGGCCTGCTCATCATTTCGCCTACGGTATTTCTGGCTATGTCCTACGTCCTCACGTCTATCGTAGCCTTTGCCACGGGGAGCTCGTGGAGCACTGCCGGTACCGTCGGCATTGCCCTGGTCGGTATCGGTCAGGCCATGAATATCCCCTTGGAAATGGTCGCCGGGACCGTCGTCGCCGGAGCCTATTTCGGCGATAAGATGTCGCCCCTGTCCGATACGACCAACCTCGGCGCGGCTATCAGCGGGGCCCAGCTCTTCGAGCACATCAAGCACGTCGTCTATCCCCTCGTGCCCAGCTTTATCATCACCTTGGTCCTCTATGCCGTCCTGGGCTTTCAATACGGCGGCGCAAGCATTGACAACGAAGGCATCGACGCAATTTTGAACGGATTATCCCGTATCTTCGTCATCAATCCCATCATGCTCATTCCGCCTCTCGTCGTCATCGTGTCGGTCATCAAGAAAATGCCGGCTATTCCCGGCCTGTTCATCAGCGCCTTTATTGCGGCCCTGCTGGCTATGGGCATACAAGGCGCCAGCCTGTCCGACGTCATCAGCGTGGCTTTTTCCGGCTACGAATCCCACTCCGGCTCGGAAGTCATCGACAGCCTGCTGAGCCGCGGCGGCATGGTCAGCATGGGCTCTATCATCGCCCTGGTCCTCGTAGCCATGGGCTTCGGCGGCATCATCCAGAAGTCGGGTATGCTGCCCCTGCTGCTGGATAAGGTTCTGACCATCGCCAAGGGCGTAGGCGGACTCATTTGCGCGACCGTGCTGACCGGCGTCATCGCCGAAATGCTTATGGGAAGTCAGTATCTGTCGGTCATCGTGACGGGCAGCATGTATAAGGATCGCTACGCCGAAAAGGGCCTAGCTCCGAAGAATCTGTCCCGCTGCGTCGTCAATTCCGGCTGCACCGTCAGCCCCCTCGTGCCGTGGAGTAACTGCGGCGCCTTCATGGCGGCTACGCTGGGCGTCGCGACCTTGTCCTATGCGCCCTTTGCCTTCTCGTGCTATTTGACGCCTATTATCTCCATTATTATCGGCTTCATCGGCTTTACGATCGAACGCATCCCGCCGGCGCAGCCTGAGACCTAGTACTTATATTGAACCAGCCCCGTCTACCTGACTATGCTGTCGGATAGGCGGGGCTGGCTGCTTATGGCGCGATGCGCACCTGCACCTCGTAGGTACAATGC
This region of Megasphaera stantonii genomic DNA includes:
- the nhaC gene encoding Na+/H+ antiporter NhaC, with protein sequence MSTYRNMTVGLALIPIITLIISLVIALNFLGAGPHIPLVFSTAIACLVALKAGYKWDDIEKFMLETMSDGLQALVILLIVGILIGTWIISGVVPTMIYYGLLIISPTVFLAMSYVLTSIVAFATGSSWSTAGTVGIALVGIGQAMNIPLEMVAGTVVAGAYFGDKMSPLSDTTNLGAAISGAQLFEHIKHVVYPLVPSFIITLVLYAVLGFQYGGASIDNEGIDAILNGLSRIFVINPIMLIPPLVVIVSVIKKMPAIPGLFISAFIAALLAMGIQGASLSDVISVAFSGYESHSGSEVIDSLLSRGGMVSMGSIIALVLVAMGFGGIIQKSGMLPLLLDKVLTIAKGVGGLICATVLTGVIAEMLMGSQYLSVIVTGSMYKDRYAEKGLAPKNLSRCVVNSGCTVSPLVPWSNCGAFMAATLGVATLSYAPFAFSCYLTPIISIIIGFIGFTIERIPPAQPET
- a CDS encoding trans-sulfuration enzyme family protein: MERNMNRGTEIIMQGAEVKGTLSTPEVLPIYLTTAFRGGADLDELNEYYAVKGYTYNRIRNPNRNALTELVSYLEGGEASMICSSGMGAITTTLLSLADAGDHILANSNLYGETLEILDVIKRYGIESTCVDFTDIEAVRKAVQANTKIVYTEVISNPTMAVVDVEAVARIAHDCGAKLVVDNTFTTSTVIKPIDFGADVTINSLTKFMNGHSDIVGGSATASKDIVDKACKLQALLGCTLDPFSSYLCERSLRTLDLRMERQLKNAEALAKALDEHPCVLKVNHPSLPTHPQHDIAKRLFAKGYGAMLSFEMPEDREKINAFMRRLHIAKYAMTLGGYATTLSYPILSSHASVPRDIRLKMGITDGLMRVSVGLEDVQDLIADFTQALSVFEK